Within Eggerthella timonensis, the genomic segment CAGCCACTGGCGATGCAGGTCGGCCGCGCGATGCGCGTCCTCGCCCGCCGGGTCGCCCGCTTCCATCGCCGCCCGCAGCGCGTCCTTGACGCCCTGCTCCAGCTCCTGGGTTCGGTGGTACTGCTCCACGCTCATGCCCATGAGCTTCGCGTTGCTCGCGTCGGCGGCATCGTCGCCCCAGCGCTCGCGCACCTCTTCGCCGTAGCGCCGCTCGTTCTCGTCGACGAGGCCCTGCTTGAAAGCCTCGAATTTTTCCTGATCTTCCATACTGGTGGAACCTTCCATACAGGCGAGCGTTTTCTCCACGCTCGCAATCAATCCGTCGAGGCGCTCCTTGCGCGCATGCAGTTCGCACAGATGACCGGCCAGCGCATCGCGCGCGTCGAACGCCGGGTCGTCCAGCAGCCGCCCGATGTCGGCCAGCGGCATAGCGCATTCGCGATACAGCAGCACCTGCTGCAGCCGGTTCACCTCGGCGGGCCCGTAGCGACGGTATCCGTTCGCCGCGCGCTGCGCCCGCACCAGCCCCAGCTCGTCGTAGTGATGCAGCGTGCGAACTGTGCACCCCGACAACGCCGCCAGCTCGTGCACCGTGTAGCCGTCGCCTTCCCGCTCGCGCTCCATGAGCAACCTCCTTCCTTTTGCGATCGCAGCGCCAGCATACACCCTCACGTAACGTGAGGGTCAAGGAGAGGCCCTGAAAAAACCTTATCCGGTGAAATTGTTTGCCGTTTCGATGCCGCGATGATGAATAATGGGTGCGGAGCATCATCCTATGGAGGACCCCATGCCAACCATTCTCATCGTGGAAGACGAGCTTCCCATCGCAAACCTCATCAGGCTCAGTTTGACGCAGGCCGGATACGAGTGCACCTGCGCCTACGATGGAGCCGTCGCGGCGGATCTCGCCGCCGAAGGGACGTTCGACCTCGCGCTGCTCGACGTGATGATCCCCGAGATCAACGGTTTCGAACTGCTGGGGTACTTCACCTCGCTCGAGATCCCCGTCATCTTCCTGACGGCGGTAAGCTCGCTCGAGAAACGCGTGCGGGGACTGCGCGAGGGAGCAGAGGACTACATCGTGAAACCATTCGAGATCGACGAATTGCTGGCACGCGTCGACGTCGTGCTCAGACGATACGGCAAGGCGCACGGCGTCCTCGAAGCGGGCGACCTCGTCATCGACACGCGCGCCATGCGCGTCCGCCGCGGCGACGAGGACATAGCCCTCACACGCAAAGAGTACGAGCTGCTCGTCCTACTCGCGCGCAACCCCGACGTCGCGCTGCACCGAGAGACCATATACGAGCGCGTATGGGGCGGCGACCTGGGGGTTGGGAGCAAAACCGTCGACTTGCACGTGCAACGGCTCCGCAAGAAGACAGGGCTGCACGATCTCATCCAAACCGTGAACAAGGTGGGCTACCGCCTGACCGGCAGCGCTTGAGCGCCGCATGAAGTTCCGGCTGAAGATAACGTTGAGCATGCTGTGTCTCATGGCGCTGTCGTTCGGCGTCGGAGGCAGCCTGCTCATCGCGCTGTCGTTCGACAGCTCGCTCGAACGACAGGAAGCTTCGGCGCGCGAATCCCATCAGCTCATCCTCGATGCGATGGGAGCCGTCGGCGCGCTCGATGCGTGGACTTCGAGCAGCGATGTGTCCTCTTTGCTTGACAAGCTTCACGCCGACAGCGCCTCATTGTGGTCGGCACTGCGGCTTTCGTCCGACGAGCGGCTGATCCACGAGAGCGGGGATACGGACGCGATCTTCGTCGACGACCGTTCGGGAATCGACCAGGAGCACGGCGCGGCGTTCGCCCTGTCAGGCGCCGACGGCAGGCGTTATCTCCAGCTTACCGGCGCAGTCGCAATCGACGGCGAGCGATGCTACCTAGACGCATTGCACGACATCACGCCCCTATACGAGGCGCGCGATCATCAGTTGGCGGTGTTCCGCATCGTCTTCCTCGTGCTCATGGCATGCTGTGCCTTGTGCGCCTACGGCATTGCCTGGCTGTTGACCAGGCCCCTTTCGAAGTTGTCGCGTGCAGCGTGCGAGCTGGCGTCGGGAAACCTCGCATATCGCTCGAACGTGAGCGCAAGCGACGAGATCGGAGCGCTGTCGGCCGACTTCGACGTCATGGCCATGCAGGTCGAGCGAAGCGTCGCGGGCATGCAGCAAGCACTCGAGCGTCAGGAACGTTTCATGGGAAGCTTCGCCCATGAGCTGAAAACACCTATGACCTCGATCATCGGGTACGCCGATCTCCTTCGACGCAACACGCTCGATCCGCACGAGCGCCGGGAGGCGGCCGCGTACGTGTTCTCCGAGGGGAAGCGACTCGAGAACCTGTCGTTGCGTCTGCTCGACCTGTTCGTGCTCGGCAACTCCGAGCCCGTCCTCGCTCCGCAGCAGCCGGCTGCCCTCGTCGAAAACGCATGCACCCACGAGAAGCAGCGGTTCGATCGCCAGCGCGCGCAGCTCATCGCTCGCTGCGAAGAGGGAACGTGCCTGCTGGAAGCGGATCTCGTGCATTCGCTGCTGCTCAACCTCATCGAGAACGCGCGCAAAGCCCTCGAAGGCGAGGGAACCGTGCTCGTCTCCTGCACGATGCTGCCCGACGGATGCCGCATCGTCGTCGAGGACGACGGCAGGGGCATCCCCCGCGAATCGTTGGCGCACGTCGCCGAAGCGTTCTACCGCGTGGATACCGTGCGCTCGCGTGCAGAAGGAGGGGCCGGCCTCGGACTTTCCTTCTGCTCGAAAATCGCCGACGTTCATCACGGCTCCTTGCGCATCGAAAGCGAGGAGGGGCGAGGCACCCGCGTCACCGTCTACCTGAGAGGAGGACGCCCATGAAATCACCTGCGACCATCGCGCTCGCACTTGCCGCGCCGCTCATCGTCGTGGTCGGCTTCCGCCTTCCCGACATAGTATGCCGCCTGCAAGACGATGCGAGGAACGCGTCGGTATCCCGCTACGATGCGCGCCCCGTGCAACTGGACTTCGAGCCGGTTGACGGCGCTCTTCCGGCGCTCCAAGCCTTCGCCTCGAACGCCGTCTTCTACAACCTGGAAAACGATAGGCGCACGTTCCCCTACGACGCACGCGCCGTCGTCGGCGAGGTGCTGCCACCAGCACCCTCGCTGCAAACGATCGACATCGCGACACGTGACGTCGAGATCGTACCCATGCTGGCAATCGGCGCCGACGACTCCCAAGCAGCCTTGCTATGGAGCTGCGCGTTCGCGCTCGACGACGATGCCGATACGTCCATCTCGGCCTTCGTCGACGATGCTACCGGCAAGATCGTCCAGCTCACGTGCTTCATAAAAGAGGACGAAGCGCCTGACGAAAACGCCGTTCGCGAACTCCTCGGTTCATGGATGGACGCCTGGGCATCGCATCTCGACTTCGACGTCGTCGAATCTGACGGTTCCGGCGAGATCGCGTCAGGCGCAACCGTTTCGAGCTCGCCTGCCGAGCACGACGGCGGCGGCACCTTCGCCATCGCCGAGTCCTCGGCTGATCGATCCCTGCTCGCGTACATTCCCGACACCGAGTTTGGGTTGCGCGCCGAGCGACAGAGCATCGACGGCTTCCATGTCGCCTATTCGCTCGAGCCCGTCAAGCTCGCATGAGATCAGACCAGCAGCATCCGAGCGGATGATGCCGTTCGGATGCCGGATCGCTGCCGATCGTTGCAGCCCTCTTGCTAGGATCGCGTCAACCGATCCTGAGGAGGACTCATGCGCGACACATCGCCCCGCCCCCGCCCGCGCGCCGCAGCGAACTCCAACGTCTCCCGCACCCCTTCCCTCTCGAGACGCGCGTTCGTCGGAGGGGCGGTGCTGATCGGCTTTACGGCGTGGGTCTCACTGCTCGGATCGCTTTCCGGCCCCCCGAAGAGCGCCGCAGCATCATCCGACGAGACGAGTGCGCGCGATGCGGCGCCGAACGGGACGGAGCCTGCTCCCACGCCGATCGACCGGAACGACTGGAAGCTGGTCCTCGTGAACCCCTCGCATCCCATCGATCCCGGCTACGCCTTCGAGCGAAGCACCACCCAAAACGGTTTCGAGGTGGACGAGCGCTGCCTTCCTGACGTGGAACGCCTGCTGAACGCATGCAGCGCTGCGGGCTGCAACCCGTTCATCTGCTCGGCGTTCCGCACGCGCGAGATGCAGGAATCGCTGTTCGAGCGTCAGGTGCAGTCGATGATGGCCAAAGGATTGTCGCCGGGAGACGCCCAAGCCAAGGCGGCCACGATCGTGGCCGCGCCCGACACGAGCGAGCACCAAGTGGGGCTGGCGCTCGACATCGTGGACTTCGACGACCAGAACCTCACCGACGCCCAGGCCGACACGCCCACCCAACGATGGTTGATCGAGCACAGCTGGGAATACGGCTTCATCTTCCGCTACGCCGCCGACAAGACGGAGATCACCGGCGTCGTCTACGAGCCGTGGCACTACCGCTACGTGGGCCTCGAAGCCGCCGAGATCATCACGAAGCGCGGCATCTGCCTCGAGGAATACCTCGCGCAGGACGGCGCGATCGCCTAATCGGAGCTCGCAGGAAGGCACCCGCTTATCGCAGCCTCCCCACCCGCAGCTTCAGCACGTCCTTGGGGCACGCGTCGGCGCACGCCGCGCACTGGATGCACTCGGCGTCGACGATCGCGCCGCCCTGCGCCAGCTGCTCCACCGGCAGGCTCATCGGGCAGGCGCGGTCGCACTTCCCGCAGCCGACGCAGCGGTCGGCCTCGGCGCTCACGTGCAGCTGCGGGACGCGCAGCGCGCTCCCCAGCTTCTCGCCCAACACCATGAACGGCGCCATCCAGCAGATGCAGTGGCACATGGCGCGCCGTCCCAGCACCAGGTTGGGAACGAAGAACAGCGCCACGATGCCGAAGTAGATGGGCAGGCCGAGCGGGTTGTTCATCGACACGCCGAACGGGATGCCGTACAGCGGATCCACCACCGAGAAGCCGCCCGCCACCCAGGCGCACGCGATGATGGAGAGCACCCACGGCACCCAGATAACGTACTTCACGCGCTTGAGCCATGCAGGCCTCGACGGCTTGCCCACCGCCGTGGCCGCGAGCTCCTGCAATCCGCCCGCCGCGCACAGCCATCCGCACCACGCGCGGCGCAGCACGATCGCCGTCAGGAACTGCAAGCCGAACACGAGCATGCTGGCGACCACCGCACCCTCCAGCGCCCCTTCGATGATGAGCACCGGCGAGAAATAGAAGATGATGATGGGAAACAGCAGGAACGTCGTGAGCAGCAGCAAGCGCCTCGTCCGCTGGCGCTTTTGCCCGCGGGCCCGCCGATCACGCGCTGCGCTTGCCGCTGCGCGTCCCGGCGCCGCCGTCTTCTCGTTCGAGTGTTTCACGTGAAACATTCGTTCTGTAGTACCAGATGTTTCACGTGAGTCAGCTGCGCAAGCAATCGGCTCGCGGGCAGCCTGCTCGCCGCCTCCCCGGGCGCTCATGAGCGCACCATCGCGACGAAGCCCTGGAACGCGCGATCCATGCGTGCGTGCAGCTCCTCGTCGGAGAACCGCGCGCCCGTGGCCAGCATCGCGGCCATGCCGTGCACGTAGACGATCATGTCGAGGTACAGCGTGCGCGCCGCCTCCGGCGACAGATGCCCCAGCTCTTCGATGCATTGCTGCACGCCGTCGATGGCGACGCTCTCGTACACCTCGTTGAAGCCCGTCGCCTCCATGTGGGGCGACAGGTACAGGAAATGGAACAGCGCGCGCTCGGTGCGCGCGAGTCTCAGATGCGACAAGCCGTTGGCCTCGAACGGGTTGTTCCCGTCCAGCTCGTGCTCGCGGTTGTAGGCGGCCACCCACGCGCGAGCGTGGTCGTACAGCTGCCGCACTAATTCTTGCATGTCGCCGAACAGGCTGTAGATCGGCTGGACCGAGCACCCCGCCCGCTGTGCCACCGATCGCGCGCTCAGCGCCGCTTCGCCCTGCTCGCGCACGATGGCAAGCGCCGCATCGAGCACCTGCCCCTTGCTCACCCTCTGTTCCGGCATACGTTTCTCCCTTGCATAACACTTGTTATATTACGGTTGTAATATACACCGTTCGAGCGGCTTGTCAAGATCACGTCCCTGTTTCACGCGCATGACGTGCAGTCATCGGGGAAGGCACGGCTCGCCATCGAAACCCTTATGCGAAATTCAGCACGCGCGAAGGGCCCTACAATCGGCGCTGAATCGTTCACATTCGAAAGGAGACCCATCCATGAAGAACGTTGAGGAGCGACGCAACCGCACCATCGCCCGCGAGGCCGATCATCATGCAACCATGCGTGCGCCGCACATCGACAAGACGGCCATCAGCCCGTACGACGACTATTGCGACGGTTACGGCATGCCCGGCGCCTACGGCAACGGCTACGTGTCCGTATTGAAGGTTTCGGCCGGCACGGTTGAGAAGACCAACGACGAGCTGGTCGACCGCATCGTCACCTACGACAAGGCCGAGGCCGCCGATGCCTACGTCGGCCAGATCAACATGCTGACCGCCTCGTCGTTCTGCGGCATGGCCGGCCAGGTGTGGGGCTACGACCTCGCCCGCCACGACTCGGTCGACAACGGCGCGAGCAAGCCGCTGTTCACCGAGAAGCAGTGGAACGGCCGCGAGCTCGAAGTGTACGACGCTGCTCCGCTGCTGAGCGCCGGCGTCGAGCTGTTCGGCACCGAGCAGAACCGCCGCTACCATCCCATCCCGGGCGCGCACACCATCTGCGCGAACAAGGGCGTCGTCGCCTACCGTCCGAAGACCGACCGCCCGCTCAAGGAAGGCGAGGGCTACGGCGTGTGGTCCTTCATCGCCATCTCCCTGTCCGCCGATCGCGACTTCTCGGCCGACCTGTTCATCGAGGACGCCGGCGTGTGGACCGAGAACGACAACGAAGAGGACATGGTCAAGTTCCTCGAGGAGCATCGCAAGGCCATCGTCTGGTCCGTCGTCGAGTGCGGCCGCGACCAGAACGTGCTGTACGACCGCACCTACGTGGGCTTCGCGCACCGCATGATGAAGCCCGGCGAGATCGGCAACGCCATCACCGTGGGCCCCTACGTCACGCTGGCCCGCAACGCCGTGCCCGCCACCGGCTTCGATTCGCTCAACGCCATGCACCTCTCCGACTGGCTGAAGGACATGGACTTCGAGCCCCTCACGGATCTCAAGTAACCAACGGCATCCCCTCGTCGAGCCGTCCAGGTGGTCCCGGGCGGCTCGATTTCGTTAGACAAGGACTGGAAACATGGCAGACAAAACCGCTTCCGGTTCCAGCGGATCAACAGCCCAGACCAGCTCGAAAAAGGTTGGCCTGATCGGCCTGGTTGGCATCGTCATCAGCGCCATGATCGGCGGAGGCATCTACAACCTCCCCCAGAACATGGCCGCAGACGCCTCCGCAGGAGCCATCATCATCGCCTGGGTCGTCACCGGCATCGGCATCTGGTTCATCGCGAACACGTTCCGCATCCTGTCGGCAGCGCGTCCCGAGCTCACGAACGGCCTGTACACGTACGCCGAGAAAGGCTTCGGC encodes:
- a CDS encoding MerR family transcriptional regulator, which translates into the protein MEREREGDGYTVHELAALSGCTVRTLHHYDELGLVRAQRAANGYRRYGPAEVNRLQQVLLYRECAMPLADIGRLLDDPAFDARDALAGHLCELHARKERLDGLIASVEKTLACMEGSTSMEDQEKFEAFKQGLVDENERRYGEEVRERWGDDAADASNAKLMGMSVEQYHRTQELEQGVKDALRAAMEAGDPAGEDAHRAADLHRQWLCAFWKDGTYSKAAHQGLAEMYVADDRFKAYYEAVAPGAAEFLRDAIRAYCA
- a CDS encoding response regulator transcription factor; this encodes MPTILIVEDELPIANLIRLSLTQAGYECTCAYDGAVAADLAAEGTFDLALLDVMIPEINGFELLGYFTSLEIPVIFLTAVSSLEKRVRGLREGAEDYIVKPFEIDELLARVDVVLRRYGKAHGVLEAGDLVIDTRAMRVRRGDEDIALTRKEYELLVLLARNPDVALHRETIYERVWGGDLGVGSKTVDLHVQRLRKKTGLHDLIQTVNKVGYRLTGSA
- a CDS encoding HAMP domain-containing sensor histidine kinase produces the protein MLCLMALSFGVGGSLLIALSFDSSLERQEASARESHQLILDAMGAVGALDAWTSSSDVSSLLDKLHADSASLWSALRLSSDERLIHESGDTDAIFVDDRSGIDQEHGAAFALSGADGRRYLQLTGAVAIDGERCYLDALHDITPLYEARDHQLAVFRIVFLVLMACCALCAYGIAWLLTRPLSKLSRAACELASGNLAYRSNVSASDEIGALSADFDVMAMQVERSVAGMQQALERQERFMGSFAHELKTPMTSIIGYADLLRRNTLDPHERREAAAYVFSEGKRLENLSLRLLDLFVLGNSEPVLAPQQPAALVENACTHEKQRFDRQRAQLIARCEEGTCLLEADLVHSLLLNLIENARKALEGEGTVLVSCTMLPDGCRIVVEDDGRGIPRESLAHVAEAFYRVDTVRSRAEGGAGLGLSFCSKIADVHHGSLRIESEEGRGTRVTVYLRGGRP
- a CDS encoding M15 family metallopeptidase, whose amino-acid sequence is MRDTSPRPRPRAAANSNVSRTPSLSRRAFVGGAVLIGFTAWVSLLGSLSGPPKSAAASSDETSARDAAPNGTEPAPTPIDRNDWKLVLVNPSHPIDPGYAFERSTTQNGFEVDERCLPDVERLLNACSAAGCNPFICSAFRTREMQESLFERQVQSMMAKGLSPGDAQAKAATIVAAPDTSEHQVGLALDIVDFDDQNLTDAQADTPTQRWLIEHSWEYGFIFRYAADKTEITGVVYEPWHYRYVGLEAAEIITKRGICLEEYLAQDGAIA
- a CDS encoding 4Fe-4S binding protein, which encodes MFHVKHSNEKTAAPGRAAASAARDRRARGQKRQRTRRLLLLTTFLLFPIIIFYFSPVLIIEGALEGAVVASMLVFGLQFLTAIVLRRAWCGWLCAAGGLQELAATAVGKPSRPAWLKRVKYVIWVPWVLSIIACAWVAGGFSVVDPLYGIPFGVSMNNPLGLPIYFGIVALFFVPNLVLGRRAMCHCICWMAPFMVLGEKLGSALRVPQLHVSAEADRCVGCGKCDRACPMSLPVEQLAQGGAIVDAECIQCAACADACPKDVLKLRVGRLR
- a CDS encoding TetR/AcrR family transcriptional regulator, which codes for MPEQRVSKGQVLDAALAIVREQGEAALSARSVAQRAGCSVQPIYSLFGDMQELVRQLYDHARAWVAAYNREHELDGNNPFEANGLSHLRLARTERALFHFLYLSPHMEATGFNEVYESVAIDGVQQCIEELGHLSPEAARTLYLDMIVYVHGMAAMLATGARFSDEELHARMDRAFQGFVAMVRS
- the hdcA gene encoding histidine decarboxylase, pyruvoyl type; protein product: MKNVEERRNRTIAREADHHATMRAPHIDKTAISPYDDYCDGYGMPGAYGNGYVSVLKVSAGTVEKTNDELVDRIVTYDKAEAADAYVGQINMLTASSFCGMAGQVWGYDLARHDSVDNGASKPLFTEKQWNGRELEVYDAAPLLSAGVELFGTEQNRRYHPIPGAHTICANKGVVAYRPKTDRPLKEGEGYGVWSFIAISLSADRDFSADLFIEDAGVWTENDNEEDMVKFLEEHRKAIVWSVVECGRDQNVLYDRTYVGFAHRMMKPGEIGNAITVGPYVTLARNAVPATGFDSLNAMHLSDWLKDMDFEPLTDLK